One Brassica oleracea var. oleracea cultivar TO1000 chromosome C7, BOL, whole genome shotgun sequence genomic window carries:
- the LOC106304381 gene encoding basic leucine zipper 43-like has translation MIPAEITGYFQYLSQENLTMIPAEFNVINMPSSPTSSSSLNYLNDLINNNNYSSSSNGQDLMLSNNSTSDEDHHYNHRQSIIILDERKQRRMLSNRESARRSRMRKQRHLDELWSQVIRLRNENNCLIDKLNSVLETQDNVLKENSKLKEEASDLRRLVCDLKSNKYNSF, from the coding sequence ATGATTCCGGCGGAAATCACCGGTTACTTCCAATACCTATCGCAGGAAAACCTAACTATGATCCCGGCGGAGTTCAACGTAATAAACATGCCCTCATCTCCAACCTCTTCCTCTTCGCTGAACTACCTAAACGATCTCATCAACAACAACAACTATTCCTCATCATCCAACGGTCAAGATCTCATGTTGAGCAACAACTCAACTTCCGACGAAGATCATCATTATAATCATCGTCAGAGCATCATCATACTCGACGAGAGGAAGCAGAGGAGGATGCTTTCAAACAGAGAATCCGCGAGGAGGTCGAGGATGAGGAAACAAAGACATCTCGATGAACTCTGGTCTCAGGTGATAAGGCTTCGCAACGAGAACAACTGTCTTATCGATAAGCTGAACAGCGTATTGGAGACTCAGGATAACGTATTGAAGGAGAACTCTAAACTCAAAGAAGAAGCTTCTGATCTCCGACGGCTTGTCTGTGACCTAAAATCTAACAAATACAACAGTTTTTAA